AGGCCTATGAAGCGTTTACTTACTCCGCTTCAGATCGTCGCTCGCCATTCGAAGTGCCAGTGGAAGTGCAACTGACAATGGTCGACGAACAGCCGCAAAGTGATATCGAGCCGGATCTCGATCGGCCGAAAGAAGTGCTCGAGAACTTCCAGCTGACTGAGCTGAATATGGTTGGTACGTTGCGCCGAGCTGACGGTAGTAGCGGACTCTATGCGTTAATCAAGGATAACGCCGGCGGTATCCATCGCGTGCGCAAAGGAAATCATATGGGACAGAACTACGGGCGGGTTGTCGGGGTAAACGAAACCCGGATTGAGCTCATTGAAATCGTGCCGAATGGCCGCGGTGGTTGGGTGGAGCGCCCCCGATCCCTGTCTCTGGATGAGGGCTAAGGAGTGGCGTTATGAATAATCAAAGAAGACTTGTTGTAAAAAAAAGTTTGGGGTCGAGGCTAACGATGTATAGAAAAATCGCATTAATGTTCGGCATGGCCGCGCTCGGCATGGTTTCAGGATTGGCGCAAGCCGTCAGCCTGAACGATGTCGATTTTACGTCGCTTCCCGGCGACGGCACTGAGGTTACCTTGACCTTTGATGGCACACCTCCTCAGCCCACCGGCTATACCATCGAGCGTCCGGCCCGCATCGCTGTAGACCTGCGGAATACGCAAAATGCGCTGGAGAATCGCAGCGTGTCGCTGGGCGGTGGTAATGCCCAGAGTATGACCGTGGTGGAAACCGATGACCGGACCCGTCTCATATTTAACCTTGTTGAGCTCGTTCCTTATTCTACCGACGTTTCTGGAAACACAGTTACCCTGAGGATTGGCGGCGAAGGATCAGGTGGTAGTTCTGCAAAGGCGTCGTCCAACCAGGCAATGCCCGCTTCGAGTACTTCTTCATCGGTGAAGGGAGAGGCAGTCACCAACGTCGATTTCCGCCGTGGTGCGAACGGGGAAGGGCGCATAATCGTTACCCTTAGCAACCCCGGCATTCCGGTAGATCTCTCTGAGACTGGAGGTCGTATTCGACTGGTGTTGGATGATGCCCAGGTGCCCGAACAGCTGCGTCGTCGTCTGGATGTTACCGACTTCGCGACGCCGGTTACCCGCGTGGATACCTTCATGCAGGGTGACGACGCTGTCATTGAGATTCGCCCCGAAGGGGATTATGACTATCTGGCATACCAGGCTGACAACGAGTTTACCGTCAGCGTCGAACCGCTGACGCAGGAAGAAGCTGAAAGCCGTCGTGAAGAGAAGTTCCCCTACAGTGGCGAGAAGCTGTCGTTGAACTTCCAGGACATCGAAGTACGTTCTGTTCTTCAGCTCATCGCCGATTTCACGGGACTTAACCTCGTAGCCAGCGATACGGTAAGTGGCAGCATCACGCTGCGCCTGCAGAACGTACCTTGGGACCAGGCTCTTGACCTGATTTTGAAGACCAAGGGTTTGGACAAGCGCCAGATCGGCAATGTTCTCCTGGTGGCTCCGGCCGATGAAATCGCTGCGCGCGAGCGTCTGGAGCTTGAGACCTCCAAGCAGATTGCGGAGTTGGCCCCGGTTCGACTGGACATTATCCAGGTTAATTATGCTAAGGCTGCAGATATCGTCGCTTTGATCCAGGCTGACGAGGAGCTCATTTCCGGGCGCGGCTTTATTTCTTCGGATGCGCGTACGAATACCATCAGCGTAAGAGAGACTGCGGAGAAGCTTGAAGAGATTCGCCGTTTGGTTAACACGTGGGATATTCCTGTGCGCCAGGTCTCTATCGAGGCCAGAATCGTGCGAGCCCAGACAAACGTCGCCGAGAGTCTTGGTATCCAGTGGGGCGGTGCGGCCTATGATGTTAGCGGTGATAACGTGTTTTCCGTAGGTGGCTCTCAGGGTGCTGTTGAAGAGGCTCGCGACGCCGCGGGTGGCGGCTCTGGGGATATCAGCTTCCCAGGGGCTCTTGCCGTGGATTTGGGGGTGACTGGTAATGGTGCATCGTCGTTTGCCTTTGGTTGGGCAAGTGATGACTTCCTGGTCGACTTGGAATTGTCCGCCCTGGAAACCGATGGGAAGGCCGAAGTTGTCTCCCAGCCACGCGTCGTGACTGCTGATCGTCAAACGGCATCCATCAAGTCTGGTGAAGAGATTCCCTATCAGGAAGCTTCATCGAGTGGCGCGACTTCGGTTTCATTCAAGGAAGCCGTTCTCTCGCTTGAAGTGACTCCGCAGATCACCCCGGACAACAAGATCATTATGGATTTGGTTGTGAATCAGGATTCCAGGGGTGAAGTTACAGCGGGTATACCGGCAATCAACACGAATGAGGTGACTACCCAGGTCCTTGTAGCCGATGGCGAGACCGTCGTGCTCGGCGGTATCTTCCAGTCGGAGGTAGCCACCAACATCACAAAGACACCGTTCTTGGGAGATATCCCCTACATTGGCCGCCTATTCAAGCGTACTGAGAATATCGACGAGCGTAGCGAATTGCTGATCTTTATCACGCCCTCCATCATGCGCGGAGAATTGATCAACTAACCTAAGTGTCAGCGAACGTCGAAGCCGCCTCAATGAGGCGGCTTTTTTATGTCTGTCTTCGCGGTACCCCGTGCTTATCGCCTGAACAAATGCTGTGCTATGCTCTGCGCCCTGTATCGAATTGAGCTGAACTATGTCGTTGCCAGAGCGAATCGTTCTCGTGGGGCCCATGGGTGCTGGCAAAAGCACTATCGGCCGCTTGTTGGCGCGGGAGCTGGGTTATCATTTCATTGATTCGGATCGCCTGATCGAAGAGCGTTGCGGCGCTGATATTCCGTGGATTTTTGATGTCGAGGGCGAGGACGGCTTCCGTACGCGCGAAAGTAATATCCTGGAAGAACTGTCTCATGAGAAAGGGGCGGTCATTGCGACCGGCGGTGGGGCGGTCATGCGTCAAGCCAACCATGAATGCCTTCGCCGTAACGCACTTATCGTCTACTTGAAGACCTCTGTCGAACAGCAGTATGACCGGACACGCCGCGACCGCAATCGGCCGTTGTTGCAGCACGATGATCCCAAGTCGATACTCGACGATCTGTTTGCCCATAGAGACCCGCTATACAGTCAGTTGGCGGACATAGTCATGATGACGGACCGCAAGAGCCCGCGTCTCGTTGTGCGCCAGTTGATGAATCGGTTGAAGCCTCGCACCCATCGCAAGAGGCGCCACCTGAGGAAGGAAGGTCAAAATCATGCCTGAAGCCCGCCGTGAGCTCCGTGTCGACCTTGGAGAGCGTAGTTATCCCATCGTTATAGGTCAGGGGCTACTTGGAAAGGAAGACCTGGCGAGTTTCGCTCCGGGTGATCGTGTCCTGATCGTCACTAACGCGTCAGTAGCGCCGCTTTATCTTGAGCGTGCGCAGGCCAGCTTTCCGGGAAAACAGGTGGACAGCGTTATTCTTCCAGATGGCGAGCGTTACAAGAACTGGGAAACGCTCAACCTTATTTTTGACGCCCTGCTTGAAAAGAAGCATACGCGCAAAACCACGTTGGTCGCCTTGGGCGGTGGCGTTGTCGGTGATATGGCAGGCTTTGCCGCAGCCACTTACCAGCGCGGCGTCAACTTTATCCAGATTCCAACCACGCTCCTGTCCCAGGTTGATTCCTCGGTCGGGGGCAAGACGGGTATCAACCACCCACTAGGAAAGAACATGATTGGGGCGTTCCATCAGCCCCAAGCAGTGTTGATCGATACCGATACGCTTTCCACCCTTCCGTCCAGTGAAATGTCGGCCGGGCTTGCCGAGGTCATCAAGTACGGCTTGATTCGGGACATCGAATTCCTCAAATGGCTCGAGACAAATATCGATCGGTTGAATGACAGGGACTCCCGAGTGCTTTCCGAGGCGATCTTCCGATCCTGTGCCTGCAAGGCAGACGTCGTGGCGGTGGACGAGCGGGAAGGCGGCCTTCGCGCAATCCTCAATCTGGGGCATACTTTTGGCCATGCGATCGAAACCCATACCGGTTATGGCTCTTGGTTACATGGCGAAGCGGTAAGCACCGGAATGTTGATGGCAGCGGATCTGTCACGACGTAGTGGCTCATTGGCGGATGCCGATGTAGAGCGCGTGCAGGTATTGCTTGAACGAGCCCGCCTGCCCTTGGTCCCCCCTGCTGGCATGACGCCGCAGCACTTTATGACACTGATGGCGGTCGATAAGAAGAATGTCGATGGTTCGCTTCGGCTTGTCTTGCTCGAATCGCTGGGCAAAGCAGTCGTCACTTCGTCCTTCCGAAACGAAGATCTGCATGACACGCTTGCTCACTTTTGCCATTAGGCCTCGGACAGCGGTCGATAGCCGACTAGATCTCCCGGAATGG
The window above is part of the Marinobacter nanhaiticus D15-8W genome. Proteins encoded here:
- the aroB gene encoding 3-dehydroquinate synthase, with translation MPEARRELRVDLGERSYPIVIGQGLLGKEDLASFAPGDRVLIVTNASVAPLYLERAQASFPGKQVDSVILPDGERYKNWETLNLIFDALLEKKHTRKTTLVALGGGVVGDMAGFAAATYQRGVNFIQIPTTLLSQVDSSVGGKTGINHPLGKNMIGAFHQPQAVLIDTDTLSTLPSSEMSAGLAEVIKYGLIRDIEFLKWLETNIDRLNDRDSRVLSEAIFRSCACKADVVAVDEREGGLRAILNLGHTFGHAIETHTGYGSWLHGEAVSTGMLMAADLSRRSGSLADADVERVQVLLERARLPLVPPAGMTPQHFMTLMAVDKKNVDGSLRLVLLESLGKAVVTSSFRNEDLHDTLAHFCH
- a CDS encoding pilus assembly protein PilP codes for the protein MMKKHAVKAWTSICLASLLTACSQGSGYSDLDQFMAETRSKPRGFVEPLPEFKAYEAFTYSASDRRSPFEVPVEVQLTMVDEQPQSDIEPDLDRPKEVLENFQLTELNMVGTLRRADGSSGLYALIKDNAGGIHRVRKGNHMGQNYGRVVGVNETRIELIEIVPNGRGGWVERPRSLSLDEG
- the pilQ gene encoding type IV pilus secretin PilQ, translated to MNNQRRLVVKKSLGSRLTMYRKIALMFGMAALGMVSGLAQAVSLNDVDFTSLPGDGTEVTLTFDGTPPQPTGYTIERPARIAVDLRNTQNALENRSVSLGGGNAQSMTVVETDDRTRLIFNLVELVPYSTDVSGNTVTLRIGGEGSGGSSAKASSNQAMPASSTSSSVKGEAVTNVDFRRGANGEGRIIVTLSNPGIPVDLSETGGRIRLVLDDAQVPEQLRRRLDVTDFATPVTRVDTFMQGDDAVIEIRPEGDYDYLAYQADNEFTVSVEPLTQEEAESRREEKFPYSGEKLSLNFQDIEVRSVLQLIADFTGLNLVASDTVSGSITLRLQNVPWDQALDLILKTKGLDKRQIGNVLLVAPADEIAARERLELETSKQIAELAPVRLDIIQVNYAKAADIVALIQADEELISGRGFISSDARTNTISVRETAEKLEEIRRLVNTWDIPVRQVSIEARIVRAQTNVAESLGIQWGGAAYDVSGDNVFSVGGSQGAVEEARDAAGGGSGDISFPGALAVDLGVTGNGASSFAFGWASDDFLVDLELSALETDGKAEVVSQPRVVTADRQTASIKSGEEIPYQEASSSGATSVSFKEAVLSLEVTPQITPDNKIIMDLVVNQDSRGEVTAGIPAINTNEVTTQVLVADGETVVLGGIFQSEVATNITKTPFLGDIPYIGRLFKRTENIDERSELLIFITPSIMRGELIN
- the aroK gene encoding shikimate kinase AroK; translation: MSLPERIVLVGPMGAGKSTIGRLLARELGYHFIDSDRLIEERCGADIPWIFDVEGEDGFRTRESNILEELSHEKGAVIATGGGAVMRQANHECLRRNALIVYLKTSVEQQYDRTRRDRNRPLLQHDDPKSILDDLFAHRDPLYSQLADIVMMTDRKSPRLVVRQLMNRLKPRTHRKRRHLRKEGQNHA